From one Streptomyces sp. CA-210063 genomic stretch:
- a CDS encoding DivIVA domain-containing protein, which yields MFMFLFLVVALAVVVAAVTLAVAGGGDSAALPEAAGERLQDPLPADRPVNRADVEALRFPVALRGYRMVDVDDALGRLSAEIAERDARIADLESALAGARAATVTSPHKPEEGDHQ from the coding sequence ATGTTCATGTTCTTGTTCCTGGTCGTCGCGCTCGCCGTCGTGGTCGCCGCGGTGACGCTCGCCGTGGCGGGCGGCGGCGACAGCGCGGCACTGCCGGAGGCGGCGGGCGAGCGGCTCCAGGACCCGCTGCCGGCGGACCGCCCGGTCAACCGCGCGGACGTCGAGGCGCTCCGCTTCCCGGTCGCCCTGCGCGGCTACCGCATGGTGGACGTGGACGACGCCCTCGGCCGCCTCAGCGCCGAGATCGCCGAGCGGGACGCCCGTATCGCCGACCTGGAGTCCGCGCTCGCAGGCGCCCGCGCGGCGACCGTGACCTCGCCGCACAAGCCGGAGGAGGGCGACCACCAGTGA
- a CDS encoding enoyl-CoA hydratase/isomerase family protein: MADTVLYEVHDGLATITLNRPEAMNALNIATKVALREAVESAAGDDAVRAVLLTAAGDRAFCVGQDLKEHIGLLAEGSGQVMSTVKEHYNPVVKALTGMAKPVVAGVNGVAAGAGMGFALAADYRVVADTASFNTSFAGVALTADSGISWTLPRVIGPGRAADLLLFPRSIKAQEAYELGIANRVVPADSLHTTAEQVARTLAEGPTVAYAAIKEAVAYGFSHSLAETLEKEDELQTRAGASEDHGIAVQAFMNKEKPKYLGR; this comes from the coding sequence ATGGCCGACACCGTGCTCTACGAGGTGCACGACGGACTCGCGACGATCACGCTGAACCGCCCGGAGGCGATGAACGCGTTGAACATCGCGACGAAGGTCGCGCTGCGGGAGGCTGTGGAGAGCGCGGCCGGGGACGACGCCGTACGGGCCGTGCTGCTGACGGCGGCCGGGGACCGGGCGTTCTGTGTGGGCCAGGACCTGAAGGAGCACATCGGGCTGCTGGCCGAGGGCTCGGGGCAGGTCATGAGCACGGTCAAGGAGCACTACAACCCCGTGGTGAAGGCCCTCACCGGGATGGCGAAGCCCGTGGTGGCCGGGGTGAACGGTGTAGCCGCCGGCGCGGGCATGGGGTTCGCGCTCGCGGCGGACTACCGGGTGGTCGCCGACACGGCCTCCTTCAACACCTCCTTCGCCGGCGTCGCGCTCACCGCCGACTCCGGGATCTCCTGGACCCTTCCGCGCGTGATCGGGCCCGGGCGCGCCGCCGACCTGCTGCTGTTCCCGCGCAGCATCAAGGCCCAGGAGGCGTACGAGCTGGGAATCGCGAACCGGGTCGTTCCGGCGGACTCTCTGCACACCACCGCCGAGCAGGTGGCGCGAACGCTGGCCGAGGGGCCCACGGTGGCGTACGCGGCGATCAAGGAGGCGGTGGCGTACGGGTTCTCCCACTCGCTGGCCGAGACGCTGGAGAAAGAGGACGAACTGCAGACGCGGGCGGGGGCTTCGGAAGACCACGGGATCGCCGTGCAGGCGTTCATGAACAAGGAGAAGCCGAAGTATTTGGGTCGGTGA
- the folP gene encoding dihydropteroate synthase: MLRLGKREFGPHEPVIMAIVNRTPDSFYDQGATFRDEPALARVEQAIADGAAVIDIGGVKAGPGEEVTAAEEARRTVGFVAEVRRRFPDVIISVDTWRHEVGEAVCEAGADLLNDAWGGVDPRLAEVAARYRVGLVCTHAGESEPRTRPHRVEYGDVMADILRVTVGLAERAVALGVPRESVMIDPGHDFGKNTRHSLEATRRLGEMVATGWPVLVSLSNKDFVGETLDRAVKERVVGTLATTAVSAWLGAQVYRVHEVAETRQVLEMVGAIAGYRGPAVARRGLA; this comes from the coding sequence ATGCTCAGGCTGGGCAAGCGGGAATTCGGCCCGCACGAGCCGGTGATCATGGCGATCGTGAACCGGACCCCCGACTCCTTCTACGACCAGGGGGCCACCTTCCGGGACGAGCCGGCGCTCGCGCGCGTGGAGCAGGCGATCGCCGACGGCGCGGCCGTCATCGACATCGGCGGGGTGAAGGCCGGGCCCGGGGAGGAAGTGACCGCGGCGGAGGAGGCGCGGCGGACCGTCGGATTCGTCGCGGAGGTGCGGCGGCGGTTTCCCGACGTGATCATCAGTGTCGACACCTGGCGGCACGAGGTCGGCGAGGCCGTCTGCGAGGCCGGGGCGGATCTGCTCAATGACGCGTGGGGCGGGGTCGATCCCCGGCTCGCGGAGGTGGCGGCGCGGTACCGGGTGGGGCTGGTGTGTACGCATGCCGGGGAGTCCGAGCCTCGTACGCGGCCGCATCGGGTCGAGTACGGCGATGTCATGGCCGACATTCTCCGGGTGACCGTCGGGCTGGCGGAGCGGGCGGTGGCTCTCGGGGTGCCTCGGGAGTCCGTCATGATCGATCCCGGGCACGACTTCGGGAAGAACACGCGGCACAGTCTTGAGGCGACGCGGCGGTTGGGGGAGATGGTCGCGACCGGGTGGCCGGTGTTGGTGTCGTTGTCCAACAAGGACTTCGTGGGGGAGACGTTGGACAGGGCGGTGAAGGAGCGGGTGGTGGGGACGCTGGCGACGACTGCGGTGTCGGCCTGGCTGGGGGCTCAGGTGTACCGGGTGCATGAGGTCGCGGAGACTCGGCAGGTGTTGGAGATGGTGGGGGCCATCGCGGGCTATCGGGGGCCGGCTGTGGCCCGGCGGGGGCTCGCCTAG
- a CDS encoding TIGR00730 family Rossman fold protein → MATGNPEGKKQPPDEQRLGPVLRRRAQVQGSTTDQRLLDAGGPSDWVHTDPWRVLRIQSEFIEGFGTLAELPPAISVFGSARTPADSPEYEAGVRLGRGLVDAGFAVITGGGPGAMEAANKGALEAGGISVGLGIELPFEQGLNPYVDIGLNFRYFFVRKMMFVKYAQGFVVLPGGLGTLDELFEALTLVQTQKVTRFPIVLFGESYWGGLVDWLTNTLIAQGKASAKDLTLFHVTDDVDEAVALVSKEAGR, encoded by the coding sequence ATGGCGACCGGCAACCCCGAGGGCAAGAAGCAGCCACCGGATGAGCAGCGGCTGGGGCCGGTGCTGCGCAGACGCGCCCAGGTGCAGGGAAGCACGACGGACCAGCGGCTGCTGGACGCGGGCGGCCCCTCGGACTGGGTCCACACGGACCCCTGGCGCGTCCTGCGCATCCAGTCCGAGTTCATCGAGGGTTTCGGCACACTCGCCGAACTCCCGCCCGCCATCAGCGTGTTCGGTTCCGCCCGCACGCCCGCCGACTCGCCGGAGTACGAGGCGGGCGTCCGGCTCGGCCGCGGCCTGGTGGACGCCGGCTTCGCCGTGATCACCGGCGGCGGCCCGGGCGCGATGGAGGCGGCCAACAAGGGCGCCCTCGAAGCGGGCGGCATCTCCGTCGGCCTCGGCATCGAGCTGCCCTTCGAACAGGGCCTCAACCCCTACGTCGACATCGGCCTCAACTTCCGCTACTTCTTCGTCCGGAAGATGATGTTCGTCAAGTACGCCCAGGGCTTCGTGGTCCTCCCCGGCGGCCTCGGCACCCTCGACGAACTCTTCGAGGCCCTCACCCTCGTCCAGACCCAGAAGGTCACCCGCTTCCCCATCGTCCTCTTCGGCGAGTCCTACTGGGGCGGCCTGGTCGACTGGCTCACCAACACCCTGATCGCCCAGGGCAAGGCCTCGGCAAAGGACCTGACCCTGTTCCACGTCACGGACGACGTGGACGAGGCAGTGGCCCTGGTCTCGAAGGAGGCGGGCCGCTAA
- a CDS encoding DNA-3-methyladenine glycosylase I: protein MSDGTALAGPDGALRCPWALSTEDYVAYHDEEWGRSVHGDDALYERLCLEAFQSGLSWITILRRREGFRSAFADFKIASVAMFTEADQERLLADPGIIRNRAKIEATIANARVLADWTPGELDELIWSYAPDPTTRPVPRTLADVPAVTPESTALSKALKKRGIRFVGPTTAYALMQACGLVDDHLESCVARNAPH, encoded by the coding sequence GTGAGCGACGGCACCGCCCTCGCCGGCCCCGACGGCGCACTCCGCTGCCCCTGGGCCCTGTCCACCGAGGACTACGTCGCGTACCACGACGAGGAGTGGGGCCGCTCGGTCCACGGCGACGACGCCCTGTACGAGCGGCTCTGCCTGGAGGCCTTCCAGTCCGGCCTCTCCTGGATCACCATTCTGCGCCGCCGTGAGGGCTTCCGTTCCGCCTTCGCCGACTTCAAGATCGCCTCGGTCGCCATGTTCACCGAAGCCGACCAGGAGCGCCTCCTCGCCGACCCGGGCATCATCCGCAACCGGGCCAAGATCGAGGCGACGATCGCCAACGCCCGCGTGCTCGCCGACTGGACCCCGGGCGAGCTGGACGAGCTGATCTGGTCGTACGCCCCGGATCCGACAACCCGCCCGGTGCCGAGGACCCTCGCCGACGTCCCGGCGGTCACCCCCGAGTCCACGGCCCTCTCCAAGGCCCTCAAGAAGCGCGGCATCCGCTTCGTGGGTCCGACGACGGCGTACGCGCTGATGCAGGCGTGCGGATTGGTGGACGATCACTTGGAGTCATGCGTGGCGAGGAACGCGCCCCATTAG